The DNA segment CAAACtcaaacaaatcaattttttgtgaaatgaaatttaagTCAAGTGAAGAACACCAAACCAAAAATATCTCATAACATTgcatattttgaattttatagtATCAGTGAACTGcactatacttgggccaaccaacagatatagtaataaaaccgccccctagtgcccgcgtattttaaatagcagcttccaattggcttattcaaaacgtgcgcaaATTTTCGAGagcctgatgtacatccacaaaaattacttgacggcatccgGCAATCCGGCATCTCATTGGTTTTAACCTCActtcgggagtttgaccatgtgtttatgtttgtttgttttcctcggcgtttttcgatttgtattacaaaatagtttttttttcgagACTTTTGTTTCTCTATTTGAATGACAAATGGTAAAAaacctgcttcattgtgaaacaggcttcggcgtatatcgttctacgcaactaggccacatcccctttttttaattactatatctgttggttggcccaagtatagtgGCGCTGGCGCTGCTAGTTCAATTCCTATCGTAGAGGGACTTTAAATTCCTATTGCTCTATCTCTCGACCAATCAAAAGACAAATTAGCTGTGATGAACCTAGTATTCTATGTCTTGTATGTACTCTCTTGTACATTGTACATACTTAAAATGAAGCGAAATAAAGACACTTACGTCAGGATACCGTTATACTCGAAATTTatctttcatttgaatttCATCTTTAACTTTATTGTGCGTGAAGCTTTTCATCTTTTTTGGGTTATTGCATAAAATTCACTTACCTAGTAGATAACTCTTCACGGACTTAAAATACGGTTTTTCAATTGGTAATTCTTGTGTTTCTGGAAGACAGCCATTAAAAAATTCCCCATCAAATTCACCGAATAATCGTGgacattcatttaaattttcgtcTTCGTTTATCCAAATTTGAGTGATACTTTTTGGTTCCAAATGTGCCTTGTCGTAATCAATGTCACTTTCACTCAACTCAGTCTCTTTAGGCAACAATGAGGTAGAAATGTAGTCACCATATTGACTTATGTTGGATAATATTTCATGATTCTCAATCAGCTGAAGGTCAGAATCTAAAAATTTACCACTTTGAATTAATGCCATGATGAAGTTGTTAGTTTACCGACTTCCTCCCGATAATACCAAATTTACCTGACCGTAGCACGCCCTTATCAATTAATTTGACCAAATTGTGATTAACAAAACTCGCTTTTCATTGATTTCAAGATTCTGTTCATAACTAGGTAttgctactttttttttataaaaatgctaTGGGTAAAAAATGATGTTCTCTTCTACTTAATGATAAGGGTCAGAATTTTCTTTAAGTAGTGTTCATCACAACTGAACTTCAAAAAGAAAGTCTTCAGGGCCACTAACAAAGTGAGACAATAAAATGTGTGAAGTCAAACTTTATTCCTTTGTTGTAGTTTCcttctatttatttttccagTAATAACTGTTTTCTCCAGTGTAAGAATATAAATTACCACAATTTTATGTATGTTGctagaatttattaaaaaaaaaaaaaagactgaTCTTGTGATcccaaaataattatgtatgatttaattttttgagacttggtaaaaaaaaatatataaaacttAAAAACTTGTTCGTATTtcatattataaattaaaaaaattacctgttGCCACACCTTTATCAATAAAGTTTGGTCCATTGACAGGAATAGCTTCAGGTACTGCAAAGAAATACACTCTAAAAAACTATATTTTACCAATAAATCTCATTTACCTCCAGGTTCTGTTTTACCTTGCTTCACATCTGCAGTGTCAAATATTGTGGGGAGGGCATTCCGATTCAGTTTCAACCTTTGGCTAGTTTGAAACTGAGATGTCTCAAAGTGTTTTCCGCACACcccaaatttatttcttaatgATCTGTAGTCAATGGTAAATAGGACTGGATTGTTTAACTTTTTTAACCACTTATTTCGACGCACTTGGTTAGATGGAAGGTAAAAGTAGCTCTCGTTGGGATTGTCGTCGTAATTGTTCTTGCAATTTAAAGCGCCACACTTTTTCCAACGAGCGTACTATGAAAGAAGGTACAGTGaggtggaaaaagtaaaaacactatttttaatttaaattggcGAGGTTAGGATTCGTTTTCGTTTATAACatgtattcatttttgttatttgtaacattttattatacGGATCTCGCAAGTTTGAATTCAAAAAGGCGAGAAAATTTTTTAGACTTACCATAACCTATCTTTTGGGGGCTTTTCAATGAAGGTAAAAATATCGTACATAAAAGGTTACCGATATAAGCCTTACaatcttttttattctcaAATCAGGTACTCAACTGCCATTAtcacaaattgtttttaatacattttgtgtatttcaccgatttaaaattttcgacATTCGATTCTCCCATGATGCAATCACCTGTGGCAAACACTTAAAGCAAAGTCCCTAGCCCTACTCCCTAGACATATCTAGGGACTTTACAGTCACTGATTTGTTGCCTACATctattatcttttttttttttttttggaacaacataattttcaaaattctatttttcaaggatcaacatttttgtgatttgtttaaaaaagcgTGTACTTATGTTTCAACAataaaactactattttttttttactacttATTCAAATCATATTCcgattttacaaattttgcaaaatcctCTTGAAAATAGTGTTCgacaaacataaaaaactcttGTTCCGTTACCGGCTCAGGTACTCGCGGTTTGGTTAGCAGTTTCGTTTTTTCcctatttattttcatttttaaactttCGATTTGtttcttatattttttaactagCTGAACCGACATCAGGAATTCCTCCGGTGTCTGCACTGAGACCTCTGCTGTTACACGTTGCCGTCGTCCACAGTGGTCTGCAAGAAATGTACAActcattattcattaaaaaaaaatataaggaAGAATGTCACTATACCATGGGGTATGCTCTTTAAACAATATGCATGATCACCAAAAAGATCATTGTCTTCAATAGTTAAATCTGTAGAAACTTGATTGGTATTTTTTCCAGTTTTATCTACTTCCTTTTCATCAGCAATGCCTGCAATTGCAAGTTCACTTGGATGActttaattgtgaaaaaaaaattaaatacttaCTGCTAAATATTGAAGGATCAGATTCATCAAACATTGGCAACTTTGTTGCTATTGGCTcatctacaaaaaaatttgacttttaaaacaaggaaTTATTATTTACTATTACTTGATATGTTCCACAAGATAAATACCTCTTaggcccggtttctggaacGGTCCGATAACTTAACGGCTGATTAAATCAAgcgttgctatagaaacgctagaaagtgaccaatcacattacatgatttttgtatttatcggaGAGTTAAGTAACTggccaaataaaatgtttccagaAACTGGGCCTTAGTGTTGCAAACATTAATCTAAACAGAGATAAATTATCCTTTTCAGGGAAATCATCTATTACTGCTTGACAAAAATGGCTTGGCAGATGAAAAGCGCAGCAGAAGAGGAGAGAGTGTCTGTAAGACAAGGACATGGCTAGGGCAGATAGGGTTGTGGGTACGGTACACTCAGTGAAACAAATCTGCTAAACAGGCCGGACATGCTGTCCACTTGAAGCTTGAAGGGTTTTATTCtggttataattttttttagaccTATGaggtttgtttaaatttagataaGCACTCAATTTTGTTCTTGTTGAGCCgtttatttgaaattcatGAACCTTTGCAAGAGGAATTAATTGAGTCCAGCTTCACCTTACTCATGAAAGGCATTTTTTACTGGAAATCACTATTAACAAAGTCAAGTCAGTAGCTCTGAAaagaattgattttttatcTTGGAAAGAAGTTCTGATTTTCGTCCGTTTGTACATGATCTAAATACCTCCAGAGTCTAGACACAACAAACAAGTTCGCTCTGCTAGTGAGAAGGATTTCAGTCCACTGTGCATCCATCAGCCATCCACCAAGCTGGTTTTGTGAAGCTGTACATCAGAATTACCCTTTAttgaaagttttatttaaaatatctcaCCTGGTCCTGGTTTATATAATAATGTAGGCACTGCATATTTCTTGAGCCTGCCTCCTACTATATgaacaaacatttttggttcAAAATGACGCCAACATACGTTGGCTTGGAAGTTCCTCTCTCTGACAGACATCTCAATAATCACTTTTTTCCCTATATTTTTGGCCCACTCGTCTGAACTGAAAGAATTATCTAAAATTTCAGTAAGACTTTCTAATACTCTTACAGCTCTTTATTCATTGGAAATCTATACAGTCCAAATTCCAATTTAGTTCCCCAGTTTCTGCCACAAATACAACACTGTTTACCAGTCATAATTGTCTTTTTTTGGACATAGCCTCAAACTACATGGGCTACAGTTGTTGATTACCATCTATTACATACGTCGAACGTTATTCGTTAAATTACTAGATATTAATGTTATTGATTAAGTATAACAAATCTTcgtttgtttacaatttttcaagaatttttattttttttagtattgTATTGTCAAACTTACGTTCCTAGTGACATTCCACCGGTACAATTGGTACCGCTTACTACGGTCATAGTGTCAAAAGGTGTTCTGTGGTGTCAAAGTTCCCGCCTTTTttcttatatttattaaatttctaaagcgtaattttttttatttttaaaaattattttatattcatTATTCTTAAAATAAGTGATAATATATTGAACAGCGTGTATTAAGTTAAAATTCCACAAATTACGATATTTTAGCGTAACGACAATCATAAGTAAGGTTAGAATCTAGACCGTTTCAGGTTGATTTGGTTGTTTATGTTGTAATCAATCAAAAATGGTAAAAAGCGATACTCGAGTCAACTTACCTTGGTAATATTTTACAGAAATCCTTTCacatcaaaatattttgaataatattttaatagggTTGAGAAGTACCGTCCTAGCAGCCTAGAAGACCTCGTATCCCATGAAGACATAATAAAGACAAGTACGTTCACCGCCGCACATTTTTCGcttttcaaaatacatatttccttTTAGTTAGTAAATTTATCAGAGATGATCAAGTTCCTCATTTGCTGTTTTATGGTCCCCCTGGTACTGGAAAAACGAGCACAATTCTGGCGTGCGCGCGTCAACTGTACACACCATCCCAGTTTTCGTCAATGGTAAACCAAACAAATTCTTACTAAAAGTCGTAACAAATTCTTCAGGTTTTAGAATTGAATGCATCTGATGATCGAGGTATCGGCATTGTGAGGGGTCAGATCCTAACTTTCGCCAGCACCAGAACCATATTTAAGTCGGGGTTCAAGCTGATAATACTGGATGAGGCTGACGCCATGACCATGGACGCGCAAAACGCCTTAAGAAGAagtaagtgaggttatgtcgttTTGTTTGTATCAAAGTTGCTATTGGCACCCCAAtttctaattaatattaatgagTGTTGAGTGAGGTGTTAGTTTTTCGTGTGTGGACGAGTTTCCTACTACAATTGGGTAATTATGAAACAATTTACTTTTGTTACGGCttttattcttatttttctACATTAAACAAGTATGCAACACGCTTGGGTCTGTGATGACGTGCAGAATAAGtgaattattgatttatttatcaccGCCCAATTCTCCTTGGTAATTAAGTAAACTGTACAAGTCCAGTGTTTCAGGGAAGGCTCTAGATTTCTCATCAGAAGTACAAGTCTTATCAGCATGGCAGGAATCTGGAATAATTCAtcttaaaatgttgaatttttgacaattttagtTTCGTGGAGTACCTTGACTGCAGCAGATCCCGTCGAAAGCGCACCGGCCGGTGTTTTTCCTGCAGGGGGCGCTGCCCGCGATGCAGGGCTCCCGCTCATGGAAGAATCCCTCCCTTTGGCACCTGAGCGTCTCGGGTGTCCCCAAAAGACAGCCGAAGGGGCCGCAACAGATGCTGGGACCGAAACATTGTCCGCTTTGTCCTGGTCCGCAGCTTACACACTGCAagaacaattttcattttttccaaCAAGCCAACGTGTCCTTACCGGTTTGACGGAGGTTTCTGCCAAGCCGAACTTGCTCCTCTTGCCGCCTCGGGGACAGTTCGTGATGAGACATCCGGAAACTAAAGATTCGATGAAAGCTAACAAAACAATAGAAACGACGAG comes from the Tenebrio molitor chromosome 9, icTenMoli1.1, whole genome shotgun sequence genome and includes:
- the LOC138137833 gene encoding oxytocin-neurophysin 1-like; its protein translation is MSKLVVSIVLLAFIESLVSGCLITNCPRGGKRSKFGLAETSVKPCVSCGPGQSGQCFGPSICCGPFGCLLGTPETLRCQREGFFHEREPCIAGSAPCRKNTGRCAFDGICCSQDSCHADKTCTSDEKSRAFPETLDLYSLLNYQGELGGDK